Proteins found in one Tsukamurella paurometabola DSM 20162 genomic segment:
- a CDS encoding DUF3090 domain-containing protein produces the protein MSRSVHVFRTPDRLVAGTVGQPGDRTFYLQAVHEARVVSVLLEKQQVQVLAERIGALLDEVARRFGTEMPPADAPVSDLQPLVMPVDAEFRVGTMGLGWDAEAAAVVIELLAITEQELDESVVLADDADEGPDAVRVFLSPVAAREFAARSDRVIGAGRPACPLCGAPLDPDGHMCVRLNGYRRGEIFGSEAT, from the coding sequence ATGAGCCGTTCCGTGCACGTCTTCCGCACGCCCGATCGCCTCGTGGCGGGCACCGTGGGCCAGCCCGGCGATCGCACCTTCTACCTTCAGGCCGTGCACGAGGCCCGTGTGGTGTCGGTGTTGCTGGAGAAGCAGCAGGTACAGGTTCTCGCCGAACGGATCGGTGCCCTGCTCGACGAGGTGGCGCGCCGGTTCGGCACCGAGATGCCACCTGCGGACGCCCCGGTCAGCGACCTGCAACCGCTGGTGATGCCCGTCGACGCCGAGTTCCGGGTGGGGACCATGGGCCTGGGTTGGGATGCGGAGGCCGCCGCCGTGGTCATCGAGTTGCTCGCCATCACCGAGCAGGAACTCGATGAATCCGTGGTCCTGGCCGATGACGCCGACGAGGGGCCCGACGCGGTTCGGGTCTTCCTCTCGCCCGTCGCAGCTCGTGAGTTCGCCGCACGGTCGGACCGGGTGATCGGCGCCGGCCGTCCCGCCTGCCCACTGTGCGGAGCACCGCTCGACCCCGACGGCCACATGTGCGTACGGCTCAACGGCTACCGTCGCGGTGAGATCTTCGGCTCGGAAGCCACCTAG
- a CDS encoding SCO1664 family protein, with amino-acid sequence MDLATADLTILGRITSASNATLLCELGDHSARDAGERAVYKPVRGEAPLWDFPDGTLAGRERASYLISEALGWSLIPETVLRDGPLGPGMVQRWIDEPDLGDDDAVDPVDIFAEDAVPEGYLPVFSGYVEYSDAEDGVREVALAHADDPRLRRLAVLDVILNNADRKGGHILTGPDGRLFGVDHGICLHAQPKLRTVLWGWAGRPVSDEMLTDIAAFADTPPDLTGLITTTEREALVDRARLLVELGTMPLPASQRPIPWPPF; translated from the coding sequence GTGGACCTCGCCACGGCAGATCTCACCATCCTCGGGCGGATCACCAGCGCATCCAATGCCACGCTGCTGTGCGAGCTCGGTGACCACTCCGCACGGGATGCGGGGGAGCGGGCGGTCTACAAGCCGGTACGCGGCGAGGCACCGCTGTGGGACTTCCCGGACGGCACCCTTGCCGGTCGCGAGCGCGCCTCGTACCTGATTTCCGAGGCCCTCGGCTGGTCCCTGATCCCCGAGACGGTGCTGCGTGACGGTCCCCTGGGTCCGGGGATGGTGCAGCGCTGGATCGATGAGCCGGACCTCGGTGACGACGACGCCGTCGATCCGGTGGACATCTTCGCCGAGGACGCGGTGCCCGAGGGCTATCTGCCCGTGTTCTCGGGGTACGTCGAGTATTCCGACGCCGAGGACGGCGTACGCGAGGTTGCGCTTGCGCACGCCGACGATCCCCGACTGCGGCGGCTGGCGGTACTCGACGTGATTCTGAACAACGCCGACCGCAAGGGCGGCCATATCCTGACCGGTCCCGACGGGCGGCTCTTCGGTGTGGATCATGGCATCTGCCTGCATGCGCAGCCGAAGTTGCGAACTGTGCTCTGGGGCTGGGCGGGCCGTCCCGTTTCCGACGAGATGCTTACCGACATAGCAGCATTCGCTGATACGCCACCCGACCTCACCGGGTTGATCACGACGACGGAACGCGAGGCGCTGGTCGACCGGGCGCGGCTGCTGGTCGAACTGGGAACGATGCCGTTACCGGCCTCGCAGCGACCGATCCCGTGGCCGCCCTTCTGA
- the mshC gene encoding cysteine--1-D-myo-inosityl 2-amino-2-deoxy-alpha-D-glucopyranoside ligase, producing the protein MRSWPSPAVPTLSGPSVPLRLYDTSDQAVRSVNPGAVSGMYVCGITPYDATHLGHAATYLTFDLINRVLRANGHEVHYVQNVTDVDDPLFERAARDGIDWRDLGARETDLFCEDMQALRVLAPQDYIGAVESIDEVIALVGRLLENGAAYIVDDPEFPDVYYRTDATEQFGYESGYDRATMERFFAERGGDPDRPGKRDPLDALLWRAARPGEPSWPSPQGPGRPGWHIECAAIAQNRLGVGFDIQGGGSDLIFPHHEFSAAHVEADTGERRFARHYVHAAMIGLDGEKMSKSRGNLVFVSTLRRAGVDPAAIRLGLFEGHYRTDRAWSDEVLARAQARLDLWRNAFAAASSPDGAELVGRLRRYLADDLDTPKALSALDAWAHRAVTSGGPDPDGPSTVATAVDALLGVAVSA; encoded by the coding sequence ATGCGTTCTTGGCCGTCTCCCGCCGTCCCCACCCTCTCCGGTCCGTCGGTACCGCTACGGCTGTACGACACCTCGGATCAGGCGGTCCGCTCGGTGAACCCCGGCGCCGTGTCCGGAATGTACGTCTGCGGCATCACCCCGTACGACGCCACTCACCTCGGCCACGCCGCCACCTACCTCACGTTCGACCTGATCAATCGGGTGCTGCGCGCCAATGGTCACGAAGTGCACTACGTACAGAACGTGACCGACGTGGACGATCCGCTGTTCGAGCGCGCTGCGCGTGACGGCATCGATTGGCGTGACCTGGGAGCCCGCGAGACCGACCTGTTCTGCGAGGACATGCAGGCCCTTCGGGTGCTGGCGCCGCAGGACTACATCGGCGCCGTGGAGTCGATCGACGAGGTGATCGCGTTGGTCGGTCGGCTGCTGGAGAACGGAGCCGCGTACATCGTCGACGATCCGGAGTTCCCCGACGTCTACTACCGAACCGACGCCACCGAGCAGTTCGGATACGAATCGGGCTACGACCGGGCCACCATGGAGCGCTTCTTCGCCGAACGCGGCGGCGACCCCGACCGTCCCGGCAAACGCGACCCGCTCGATGCCCTGCTGTGGCGCGCCGCCCGGCCGGGTGAACCGTCCTGGCCGTCGCCACAGGGACCAGGGCGCCCCGGCTGGCACATCGAGTGCGCCGCGATCGCCCAGAATCGCCTCGGAGTGGGCTTCGATATCCAGGGCGGCGGCAGCGACCTGATCTTCCCGCACCACGAGTTCTCCGCCGCGCACGTCGAGGCGGACACCGGCGAGCGGCGGTTCGCCCGGCACTACGTGCATGCCGCGATGATCGGACTGGACGGAGAGAAGATGTCCAAGAGCCGCGGCAACCTCGTGTTCGTCTCGACTCTGCGCCGCGCGGGCGTCGATCCCGCTGCGATCCGGCTCGGCCTGTTCGAAGGTCACTACCGCACCGACCGCGCATGGTCCGATGAGGTCCTGGCGCGCGCACAGGCCCGTCTGGACCTGTGGCGCAACGCTTTCGCCGCGGCGTCGAGCCCGGACGGTGCCGAGCTCGTGGGTCGGTTGCGGCGTTACCTGGCCGATGATCTGGACACCCCGAAGGCCCTCTCCGCACTCGATGCCTGGGCGCATCGGGCAGTCACCTCCGGGGGTCCCGACCCCGACGGACCGTCCACCGTGGCCACCGCAGTCGACGCCCTCCTCGGCGTTGCGGTATCGGCGTAG